One genomic region from Streptomyces sp. NBC_00582 encodes:
- a CDS encoding methionine ABC transporter permease — protein sequence MTWSEMQPLLEQACWDTLYMVGWSTLIAVAGGLPLGLLLVLTDKDGLLQNAVANKVTGQVVNIARSMPFIILMVALMGFTRTITGTTIGREAAIVPLAIGAVPFFARLVETAVREVDGGLVEAVQSMGGTTWTVVRKVLVPESLPSLISSTTTTVVALIGYSAMAGTVGAGGLGDIAIRYGYQRFETELMWITVAILAVVISLIQFAGDWAARSLHRRGGRSGAAPKLRLLKTEDPAAAEVSKAA from the coding sequence GTGACCTGGTCGGAGATGCAGCCCCTGCTGGAGCAGGCCTGTTGGGACACCCTCTACATGGTCGGCTGGTCCACCCTCATAGCCGTCGCCGGCGGACTCCCGCTCGGCCTCCTCCTCGTCCTCACCGACAAGGACGGACTCCTCCAGAACGCCGTCGCCAACAAGGTGACCGGGCAGGTCGTGAACATCGCCCGCTCCATGCCGTTCATCATCCTGATGGTGGCGCTGATGGGCTTCACCCGCACGATCACCGGGACGACCATCGGCCGCGAGGCCGCCATCGTGCCGCTCGCCATCGGCGCCGTCCCGTTCTTCGCACGCCTGGTCGAGACGGCTGTCCGCGAAGTGGACGGCGGGCTCGTCGAGGCCGTGCAGTCGATGGGCGGCACCACCTGGACCGTCGTACGCAAGGTCCTCGTGCCCGAATCCCTCCCCTCACTCATCTCCTCCACGACCACCACGGTCGTCGCCCTCATCGGCTACTCCGCCATGGCCGGCACCGTCGGCGCCGGCGGCCTCGGCGACATCGCCATCCGCTACGGCTACCAGCGCTTCGAGACCGAGCTGATGTGGATCACCGTCGCGATCCTCGCCGTCGTGATCTCCCTCATCCAGTTCGCCGGCGACTGGGCCGCCCGCTCCCTGCACCGCCGCGGCGGCCGCTCCGGCGCCGCCCCGAAGCTGCGGCTGCTCAAGACCGAGGACCCGGCCGCCGCCGAGGTGAGCAAGGCCGCATAA
- a CDS encoding MetQ/NlpA family ABC transporter substrate-binding protein: protein MRNTAKITTAVLAAGALTLGLSACGSDKDSGSTDANATLTVAATPTPQGEILAYIKDNLAAKAGLKLEVKEFTDYVTPNTAVQQGEVDANYFQHQPYLTDFNKKNGTDIVAVPGATVHLEPLGLYSQGVKKLDDLKKGATVALPNDTTNEARALKLLEANGLIELKSGAGYDATPKDVTSNPRNLEFKELEAAQLPRSLADVDAAVINGNYALEADLSPAKDALVAESPKDNPYANFLAVKKGDEDDPRIQKLAKLLTSAEVKKFIEDTYDGAVVAAF from the coding sequence GTGCGTAACACCGCCAAGATCACCACCGCCGTCCTCGCCGCCGGAGCCCTCACCCTCGGGCTCAGCGCCTGCGGCTCGGACAAGGACAGCGGCAGCACCGACGCGAACGCCACGCTGACCGTCGCCGCGACCCCCACGCCGCAGGGCGAGATCCTCGCCTACATCAAGGACAACCTCGCCGCGAAGGCCGGCCTCAAGCTGGAGGTCAAGGAGTTCACCGACTACGTGACCCCCAACACGGCCGTCCAGCAGGGCGAGGTCGACGCCAACTACTTCCAGCACCAGCCGTACCTCACCGACTTCAACAAGAAGAACGGCACCGACATCGTCGCCGTCCCCGGCGCGACCGTGCACCTGGAGCCGCTCGGCCTGTACTCGCAGGGCGTCAAGAAGCTCGACGACCTGAAGAAGGGCGCCACCGTCGCCCTGCCGAACGACACCACCAACGAGGCCCGCGCGCTGAAGCTGCTCGAGGCCAACGGCCTGATCGAGCTGAAGTCCGGCGCCGGCTACGACGCCACCCCCAAGGACGTCACCTCCAACCCGAGGAACCTGGAGTTCAAGGAGCTGGAGGCGGCCCAGCTGCCGCGCTCCCTCGCCGACGTCGACGCCGCGGTGATCAACGGCAACTACGCGCTGGAGGCCGACCTCAGCCCCGCCAAGGACGCCCTGGTCGCCGAGTCCCCCAAGGACAACCCGTACGCCAACTTCCTCGCCGTGAAGAAGGGCGACGAGGACGACCCGCGGATCCAGAAGCTCGCGAAGCTGCTGACCTCGGCCGAGGTGAAGAAGTTCATCGAGGACACGTACGACGGCGCCGTCGTCGCCGCGTTCTGA
- a CDS encoding GNAT family N-acetyltransferase: MTSTFPTISISTERLVLRPLDEDDVPALAEMMNDEQIGAWTDVPQPYGEQAARRWITEDAPDDRTAGRGLDLAVTEFLTQRLVGVIRLARTDWHVRSTELSYIVASWARGEGYASEAALATAQWLFTDQKFERIELRTAADNTASQQVAQKIGCISEGVLRGACIARARAEDGSWTEVRTDYIVWSLLPEDIEGAADQLAEGAGFTSYTDWN; the protein is encoded by the coding sequence ATGACGAGCACCTTCCCCACCATCTCCATCAGCACGGAGCGGTTGGTGCTGCGTCCCCTCGACGAGGACGACGTGCCCGCCCTCGCCGAGATGATGAACGACGAGCAGATCGGGGCCTGGACGGACGTCCCCCAGCCCTACGGCGAACAGGCCGCCCGCCGCTGGATCACCGAGGACGCCCCCGACGACCGCACGGCAGGACGGGGCCTCGACCTCGCCGTCACCGAGTTCCTCACCCAACGGCTCGTCGGCGTCATCCGGCTCGCCAGGACCGACTGGCACGTCCGGTCCACCGAACTGTCCTACATCGTCGCCTCCTGGGCCCGCGGCGAGGGCTACGCCTCCGAGGCCGCCCTGGCCACCGCCCAGTGGCTGTTCACCGACCAGAAGTTCGAACGCATCGAGCTGCGCACGGCCGCCGACAACACCGCCTCCCAGCAGGTCGCGCAGAAGATCGGCTGTATCAGCGAAGGCGTCCTGCGAGGCGCCTGCATAGCGCGCGCCCGCGCCGAGGACGGCAGCTGGACCGAGGTCCGCACCGACTACATCGTGTGGAGCCTGCTGCCCGAGGACATCGAGGGCGCCGCGGACCAGCTCGCCGAGGGCGCCGGCTTCACCTCGTACACCGACTGGAACTGA
- the cbiE gene encoding precorrin-6y C5,15-methyltransferase (decarboxylating) subunit CbiE translates to MADRVTVIGWDGSPLTAAARSALGAATLVAGAAHHLALPEIPPAAERIRLGSVSLAARRIAGHRGTAVVLADGDPGYFGVVRTLRAPEFGLEVEVVPAVSSVAAAFARAGMPWDDAQVVVAHRRTLRRAVNVCRAHTKVAVLTSPGAGPAELGLLLEGVHRTFVVCEELGTDRERVSVLTSDKAVDHTWRDPNVVIVIGGPASAGGDGDWIAGRDPATGARGWALPAQAYGGGLAEGESDLLRAAQLARLGPRVGDLVWDIGCGSGAFATEAARTGAAVLAVDHDLQACARTDATARRHGVQLQIVRGRAPHVLENLPEPDVVRVGGGGAAVVSAVADRRPQRIVTHAATRDAAERVGRDLTEHGYGVECALVQSVQLDTRLWTETERSVAFLLSGVLPDRRT, encoded by the coding sequence ATGGCCGACCGCGTCACGGTGATCGGCTGGGACGGCTCGCCGCTGACCGCCGCGGCCCGCTCGGCACTCGGCGCCGCCACCCTCGTGGCCGGCGCGGCCCACCACCTGGCGCTGCCCGAGATACCGCCCGCCGCCGAGCGCATCCGCCTGGGCAGCGTCTCCCTCGCCGCCCGCCGCATCGCGGGCCACCGGGGCACCGCCGTGGTCCTCGCCGACGGGGACCCGGGCTACTTCGGTGTCGTACGCACCCTGCGGGCCCCCGAGTTCGGCCTGGAGGTCGAGGTCGTCCCGGCCGTCTCCTCCGTCGCCGCCGCTTTCGCCCGCGCCGGAATGCCCTGGGACGACGCCCAGGTGGTCGTCGCCCACCGGCGCACCCTGCGCCGCGCCGTCAACGTCTGCCGCGCCCACACCAAGGTGGCCGTCCTCACCTCGCCCGGCGCCGGCCCCGCCGAGCTCGGCCTGCTCCTGGAGGGCGTCCACCGCACCTTCGTGGTCTGCGAGGAACTCGGCACCGACCGCGAGCGGGTGAGCGTCCTCACCTCCGACAAGGCCGTCGACCACACCTGGCGCGACCCCAACGTCGTCATCGTCATCGGCGGCCCGGCGAGCGCCGGCGGCGACGGCGACTGGATCGCCGGACGCGACCCGGCCACCGGCGCGCGCGGCTGGGCCCTGCCCGCCCAGGCCTACGGCGGCGGCCTCGCCGAGGGGGAGTCGGACCTGCTGCGGGCGGCCCAACTCGCCCGGCTCGGACCCCGCGTCGGGGACCTCGTCTGGGACATCGGCTGCGGCAGCGGCGCCTTCGCCACCGAGGCCGCGCGCACCGGCGCGGCCGTCCTCGCCGTCGACCACGACCTCCAGGCCTGCGCCCGCACCGACGCCACCGCGCGCCGCCACGGCGTCCAGCTCCAGATCGTCCGCGGCAGGGCCCCGCACGTCCTGGAGAACCTGCCCGAACCGGACGTCGTCCGCGTCGGCGGCGGAGGAGCGGCCGTCGTCTCCGCGGTCGCCGACCGCCGCCCGCAGCGCATAGTGACCCACGCGGCGACCCGTGACGCCGCCGAACGCGTCGGCCGCGACCTGACCGAGCACGGCTACGGCGTCGAGTGCGCCCTCGTCCAGTCCGTCCAACTCGACACGCGGCTGTGGACGGAGACCGAACGGAGCGTCGCGTTCCTGCTCAGCGGGGTTCTCCCGGACCGCCGGACGTGA
- the cobT gene encoding nicotinate-nucleotide--dimethylbenzimidazole phosphoribosyltransferase, producing MTDTGQVPGEGLPENAGTVEQPSAPAHGAYTYLSETTAEDEDLLLLPGAQSAWGNEVAPPAPEPVVETVHEPGPHELSGRDSGSVDLSAVRLPGPAAPAQPAPRRPLHLGPPIPDASASPVRSLADRGPAGAPVRHPAQPATGPEYLDVPPLRETPPQGAAPWGPAAQATAPVAAPVAAQPAAPAAAAAPAQGPVSSGVTTAETVVPVPAAEPTATPEPGPLSVADAVVARVATEAIAATSGEGGGDGDAVGAAPAASGDAAAGGVLPTAPAAQVPGAVTAASAQVPAPAAPQPFSPTASGIVDTGQLLGAALIAEGEQDVSDEVEETAPVAGGEEPVGFVEPVAAVPVAAAPTSVPEAALTAPVEPVPVEAVPAEVAEAAEGSAAEEAQAPEVSAPAAEVAQGEEAAVAEVAQAPAEAASEAAEVAAEVAAPAAVDAPVVPEPEAAPLPEAGPAEEAVSETPVPEEAPVQEAAQAVAPTPGTAAQAPEPAAPSEAPAPAEPAQEAVTVEVEAPAVAAADVPVPAQDVQEDAESPAPAIVPDTVRPVEDVLTPEAAAVAEAAQPAEAPQAVDAPAAPVEAVAPVEAEAAEPAVPAEPAVAAPPAEQDTPQPQPQPQPQPEPVAETHPAPEQAKPAEPTAEAEPEPQPSPEEAVAPEPVAPAAHQPDEASQILDTAEPAPAPVAAPQPDAPTEAAAEAPVQAQPVPTPTPQQDQPDEPDQPAGTFVPVEGTVPTTPHLAPTPPQGVQLLPDIPHHAETQPEAAAGAPAEQPEAPVEAAAEEPEAVLVQPAVATAAPTVPTVPAPRAADPAPAPATPDPEPEADVQADHDPEVAQNPEDLETRAADQEESTATVEEARESTGPAAPAYDDAEREAVLKVMRERRDIRNGFRDDPIPHEVLLRVLEAAHTAPSVGHSQPWDFVVIRSAETRRAMHELAMRQRDAYAKSLPKGRAKQFKELKIEAILETPVNIVVTADPTRGGRHTLGRHTQPQMAPYSSALAVENLWLAARAEGLGVGWVSFFDEREMVRALGLPEHLEVVAYLCVGYVDEFPPEPELMQAGWAKRRPLSWVVHEETYGRRALPGEDPHDLLAETVASVRPLDAKALGEAWERQKRMTKPAGALGMLEIISAQLSGLSRQCPPPIPEPAAVAIFAGDHGVHAQGVTPWPQEVTAQMVANFLGGGAVCNAFASQVGAEVCVVDVGVAADLPATPGLLPRKVRAGTSDMTTGPAMTREEAKQAIEVGIETARDLVAAGNKALLTGEMGIANTTASAALISVFTGADPSEVTGRGTGINDETLARKTEVVRRALELHQPDPADPIGVLAAIGGFEHAAMVGLLLGGASLRTPVILDGVSAGAAALVARAIAPEVLAACIAGHRSAEPGHVAALNKLGLRPLVDLDLRLGEGTGALLALPLVQSTARAMHEVATFDSAGVTEK from the coding sequence ATGACCGACACCGGCCAGGTCCCGGGCGAGGGGCTGCCGGAGAACGCAGGCACGGTGGAACAGCCGAGCGCCCCCGCGCACGGCGCGTACACCTACCTCTCCGAGACCACCGCCGAGGACGAAGACCTGTTGCTGCTGCCGGGCGCCCAGAGCGCCTGGGGCAACGAGGTGGCGCCGCCCGCACCCGAGCCGGTCGTCGAGACGGTCCACGAGCCCGGCCCGCACGAGCTCTCCGGCCGCGACAGCGGCTCGGTCGACCTCAGCGCCGTACGTCTGCCCGGTCCGGCCGCGCCCGCGCAGCCCGCCCCGCGCCGGCCCCTGCACCTGGGCCCGCCGATCCCCGACGCCTCCGCGAGCCCGGTCCGCTCCCTCGCCGACCGAGGCCCGGCCGGCGCCCCGGTCCGCCACCCGGCCCAGCCCGCCACCGGCCCCGAGTACCTCGACGTCCCTCCCCTGCGCGAGACGCCCCCACAGGGCGCGGCGCCCTGGGGACCCGCGGCTCAGGCGACCGCGCCGGTCGCCGCTCCGGTCGCGGCCCAGCCGGCCGCTCCGGCTGCCGCCGCCGCTCCGGCCCAGGGGCCGGTGTCGTCCGGGGTGACGACTGCGGAAACGGTTGTTCCGGTTCCGGCGGCGGAGCCGACGGCCACCCCGGAGCCCGGGCCGCTGAGCGTCGCCGACGCCGTCGTGGCCCGCGTGGCCACGGAGGCGATCGCCGCGACGAGCGGTGAGGGGGGCGGCGACGGTGACGCTGTCGGTGCCGCTCCCGCTGCCAGTGGGGATGCCGCTGCCGGTGGTGTCCTGCCCACGGCCCCTGCGGCGCAGGTCCCCGGAGCCGTGACCGCGGCTTCCGCCCAGGTGCCCGCGCCTGCCGCGCCCCAGCCGTTCTCTCCCACCGCGTCCGGGATCGTCGACACCGGCCAGCTCCTCGGAGCGGCTCTGATCGCCGAGGGCGAGCAGGACGTCTCCGACGAGGTGGAGGAGACGGCGCCGGTGGCCGGGGGCGAGGAGCCGGTCGGGTTCGTGGAGCCGGTCGCCGCGGTGCCGGTCGCCGCGGCGCCGACGTCCGTGCCGGAGGCTGCGCTTACGGCACCGGTCGAGCCCGTACCGGTCGAAGCGGTTCCTGCCGAGGTGGCTGAGGCCGCGGAAGGGAGCGCTGCCGAGGAGGCGCAGGCGCCTGAGGTGAGTGCCCCCGCCGCCGAGGTCGCGCAGGGGGAGGAGGCCGCCGTAGCCGAGGTGGCGCAGGCTCCCGCCGAGGCTGCTTCCGAGGCGGCCGAGGTCGCCGCCGAAGTGGCCGCCCCCGCTGCCGTGGACGCCCCCGTGGTGCCGGAGCCCGAGGCGGCGCCGCTGCCCGAGGCCGGCCCCGCCGAGGAGGCCGTGTCCGAGACGCCGGTTCCGGAAGAGGCCCCCGTGCAGGAGGCGGCCCAGGCCGTCGCGCCCACGCCCGGGACCGCGGCCCAGGCTCCCGAACCTGCCGCCCCCAGCGAGGCACCCGCACCGGCAGAGCCCGCGCAGGAAGCGGTGACCGTGGAGGTGGAGGCTCCCGCAGTAGCCGCCGCCGATGTCCCCGTGCCGGCGCAGGATGTCCAGGAGGACGCCGAGTCTCCGGCACCCGCGATCGTCCCTGACACCGTGCGACCCGTCGAAGACGTGCTCACGCCCGAGGCTGCGGCCGTCGCCGAGGCCGCACAGCCCGCCGAAGCCCCGCAGGCCGTCGACGCTCCGGCCGCACCCGTCGAGGCGGTGGCTCCCGTCGAGGCCGAAGCGGCTGAACCCGCCGTGCCCGCCGAGCCCGCGGTGGCGGCCCCGCCCGCCGAACAGGACACACCGCAGCCGCAGCCGCAGCCGCAGCCGCAGCCCGAGCCGGTGGCCGAGACCCACCCCGCCCCCGAGCAGGCGAAGCCCGCGGAGCCGACCGCAGAAGCGGAGCCGGAGCCGCAGCCGAGCCCTGAGGAGGCGGTGGCGCCCGAACCTGTCGCCCCGGCAGCCCACCAGCCGGACGAGGCATCTCAGATCCTGGACACCGCTGAGCCGGCCCCGGCCCCAGTGGCTGCCCCGCAGCCGGACGCGCCGACCGAGGCTGCCGCGGAGGCCCCCGTGCAGGCCCAACCGGTCCCGACCCCGACTCCCCAGCAGGACCAGCCGGACGAGCCGGACCAGCCCGCCGGCACCTTCGTACCGGTCGAGGGCACTGTGCCCACCACCCCGCACCTCGCCCCCACCCCGCCCCAGGGCGTGCAGCTCCTCCCGGACATCCCGCACCACGCCGAGACGCAGCCCGAGGCGGCGGCCGGGGCACCCGCGGAACAGCCCGAGGCACCGGTGGAGGCGGCCGCGGAAGAGCCCGAGGCGGTCCTCGTGCAGCCCGCCGTCGCGACGGCTGCCCCCACGGTCCCCACCGTTCCCGCCCCCCGTGCGGCCGATCCAGCTCCCGCCCCGGCGACCCCGGACCCGGAGCCCGAGGCCGACGTCCAGGCCGACCACGACCCCGAGGTCGCGCAGAACCCGGAGGACCTGGAAACCAGGGCCGCCGACCAGGAAGAGAGCACGGCCACCGTGGAAGAAGCCAGGGAGTCCACCGGTCCTGCCGCGCCCGCGTACGACGACGCCGAGCGCGAGGCCGTCCTGAAGGTCATGCGCGAGCGCCGTGACATCCGCAACGGCTTCCGCGACGACCCGATCCCGCACGAGGTGCTGCTGAGGGTCCTGGAGGCCGCCCACACCGCGCCGTCCGTCGGGCACTCGCAGCCCTGGGACTTCGTCGTGATCCGCTCCGCCGAGACCCGGCGCGCGATGCACGAACTGGCGATGCGTCAGCGCGACGCGTACGCCAAGTCCCTCCCCAAGGGCCGTGCGAAGCAGTTCAAGGAACTGAAGATCGAGGCCATCCTCGAGACCCCGGTGAACATCGTGGTCACCGCCGACCCGACCCGCGGCGGCCGCCACACCCTGGGCCGCCACACCCAGCCCCAGATGGCGCCGTACTCCTCCGCGCTCGCGGTCGAGAACCTCTGGCTCGCGGCACGCGCCGAGGGCCTCGGTGTGGGCTGGGTCAGCTTCTTCGACGAGCGTGAGATGGTCCGCGCCCTCGGCCTGCCCGAGCACCTCGAAGTGGTCGCCTACCTCTGCGTCGGCTACGTCGACGAGTTCCCGCCCGAGCCCGAGCTGATGCAGGCCGGGTGGGCCAAGCGCCGCCCGCTGTCCTGGGTCGTGCACGAGGAGACGTACGGCCGTCGCGCGCTGCCCGGCGAGGACCCGCACGACCTGCTCGCCGAGACCGTCGCCAGCGTCCGCCCGCTGGACGCCAAGGCGCTCGGCGAGGCGTGGGAGCGGCAGAAGCGGATGACCAAGCCGGCCGGCGCGCTCGGCATGCTGGAGATCATCTCCGCGCAGCTCTCCGGTCTGTCCCGGCAGTGCCCGCCGCCGATCCCGGAGCCCGCGGCCGTCGCGATCTTCGCGGGCGACCACGGCGTCCACGCCCAGGGCGTCACCCCGTGGCCGCAGGAGGTGACGGCCCAGATGGTCGCCAACTTCCTCGGCGGGGGAGCGGTCTGCAACGCCTTCGCGAGCCAGGTGGGCGCCGAGGTCTGCGTGGTGGACGTGGGCGTGGCCGCCGACCTCCCGGCGACCCCCGGCCTGCTGCCCCGCAAGGTCCGCGCCGGCACCTCCGACATGACCACGGGCCCCGCGATGACCCGCGAGGAGGCCAAGCAGGCCATCGAGGTCGGCATCGAGACCGCCCGCGACCTGGTGGCGGCTGGCAACAAGGCCCTGCTGACGGGCGAGATGGGCATCGCGAACACCACCGCGTCCGCCGCCCTCATCTCCGTGTTCACGGGCGCCGACCCCTCCGAGGTCACGGGCCGCGGCACCGGCATCAACGACGAGACCCTCGCCCGCAAGACCGAGGTGGTCCGCCGTGCCCTGGAACTCCACCAGCCGGACCCGGCCGACCCCATCGGCGTCCTGGCCGCGATCGGCGGCTTCGAGCACGCGGCGATGGTCGGCCTCCTGCTCGGCGGCGCGTCCCTGCGGACGCCGGTGATCCTGGACGGCGTCAGCGCCGGCGCCGCCGCCC